In Methanosarcina barkeri MS, a single window of DNA contains:
- a CDS encoding O-acetylhomoserine aminocarboxypropyltransferase/cysteine synthase family protein, whose translation MTDKNRNRNEKEGKENREIQTKEIQTKEIQTKEIQTKESRKKNKSESLGVSTLAVHAGAKPDPVTGARSVPIYQTAAYVFKDAEEAADLFGLRKEGNIYTRLMNPTTDVFEKRIAALEGGIGALAVASGMAAITTALLTFTKPGDEIISGDKLYGGTYELFNYTFPKLGRNVKFVDVGKPEEFKNAISEKTKAIYVESIGNPGLDIPDFEKLAEIAHGAGIPLVVDNTVSPLILRPIDHGVDIVVYSATKFIGGHGTSIGGVIVDSGNFDWKPEKFPEICEPDPGYHGLKYKEAFGKASFIAKARVQFVRDTGACISPFNSFLFTLGLETLPLRMKKHCDNALEIAKFLEKHPKVSWVSYPGLESHCSHELAKKYLKSGFGALIGFGIKGGAIECKKFIEGLEIFSHLANIGDAKSLVIHPASTTHEQLSKEEQAACGVTEDFIRLSIGIEDAKDLISDIDQALSEV comes from the coding sequence ATGACGGACAAAAACAGAAATCGGAACGAAAAAGAAGGCAAGGAAAATCGGGAAATTCAGACAAAAGAAATTCAGACAAAAGAAATTCAGACAAAAGAAATTCAGACAAAAGAAAGCAGGAAAAAAAATAAGTCTGAAAGCCTGGGAGTTTCTACTCTTGCCGTGCATGCAGGCGCAAAACCCGATCCGGTTACAGGAGCAAGGTCGGTTCCGATTTATCAGACCGCAGCGTATGTATTTAAGGATGCTGAGGAAGCTGCCGATCTTTTTGGGCTCAGGAAAGAAGGCAATATTTATACCCGCCTTATGAACCCCACAACCGATGTCTTTGAGAAAAGAATAGCTGCCCTTGAAGGAGGCATAGGTGCCCTTGCAGTAGCCTCAGGAATGGCTGCAATTACAACCGCACTTCTCACTTTCACAAAGCCCGGAGATGAGATTATTTCAGGGGACAAGCTTTACGGAGGAACCTACGAGCTTTTCAATTATACTTTCCCAAAGCTCGGAAGAAACGTAAAATTTGTAGACGTCGGGAAGCCTGAAGAATTCAAAAATGCAATCTCGGAAAAAACAAAAGCCATCTATGTGGAATCAATAGGAAATCCCGGGCTTGATATCCCTGATTTTGAGAAACTCGCAGAAATCGCTCATGGCGCAGGAATTCCACTTGTTGTAGACAATACTGTTTCTCCTTTGATCTTACGGCCAATTGATCATGGGGTAGATATAGTCGTATATTCAGCAACAAAATTCATAGGAGGTCACGGGACTTCTATAGGAGGGGTAATTGTTGACTCAGGAAACTTTGACTGGAAACCTGAAAAATTCCCTGAGATTTGCGAACCTGATCCCGGGTACCACGGCCTGAAGTATAAGGAAGCCTTTGGAAAGGCTTCCTTTATCGCAAAAGCAAGGGTGCAGTTTGTCAGAGACACTGGAGCATGCATTTCTCCTTTTAATTCATTCCTCTTTACCCTGGGGCTTGAAACTCTGCCTCTCAGAATGAAAAAACACTGTGATAACGCCCTGGAGATTGCAAAATTCCTGGAAAAGCATCCTAAGGTTTCCTGGGTTTCGTATCCTGGGCTTGAATCCCATTGCAGCCATGAACTTGCAAAGAAATACCTTAAATCAGGTTTCGGCGCACTAATAGGCTTTGGGATCAAGGGTGGAGCCATAGAATGTAAAAAGTTTATTGAAGGGCTTGAGATCTTTTCCCACCTTGCAAATATCGGAGATGCAAAAAGTCTTGTAATTCATCCGGCTTCAACCACCCATGAACAACTATCAAAGGAAGAGCAGGCAGCCTGTGGAGTAACTGAGGACTTTATCAGGCTTTCCATAGGAATTGAGGATGCAAAGGACCTTATTTCCGATATTGATCAGGCACTCTCCGAGGTATGA
- the metX gene encoding homoserine O-acetyltransferase MetX: protein MEISTQVPSFKNLFSGKKGQNLGIVRSMNYEIPGIFRLESGKTLSHVRIEYEMYGKMNADKSNVILVCHALTGDAHAAGFHAGDKKPGWWNIVIGPNKAFDTERYCIVCSNIIGGCKGSTGPSSINPETGKPYGISFPVLTIVDMVNAQKKLVEHLGIKQLFAVTGGSMGGMQVLQWTVSYPEMVKKAIAIATTASTTPQQIAFGAIGRKAITDDPKWNGGNYYGKKTPAQGLALARMIGHITYLSDASMQKKFGRAQQEKAGPNLPKTSSEAAPEISSEVSPEVSPEVSSETFSDHSSNFQVESYLNHQGDTFTKRFDANSYLYITKAVDFFDLSKNGSLIEGLSGVTAKYLVISITSDWLYPPYQSQEIVSALTANGVDAKYEEIRSQYGHDAFLLEEGQLNYLIRGFLSQILVSDIMYRNFYSVSRNETIENASTLMVKKKVNHLPVISEDEKLEGIVTSWDITKAVACKITELNEIITRDVKYVFSGDKIETASSIMEDYSISALPVIDSENRVIGMVTSESISALIGKFS from the coding sequence ATGGAAATCTCGACCCAGGTTCCTTCCTTTAAAAACCTTTTTTCGGGAAAAAAAGGCCAGAATCTTGGGATAGTCCGTTCAATGAACTATGAAATTCCTGGAATTTTCAGGCTCGAGAGTGGAAAGACTCTTTCCCATGTCAGGATAGAGTACGAGATGTACGGGAAGATGAACGCGGATAAGAGCAATGTTATCCTAGTCTGCCATGCCCTTACAGGCGATGCTCATGCTGCCGGATTTCATGCAGGGGACAAAAAGCCGGGCTGGTGGAACATTGTAATTGGCCCGAATAAGGCATTTGATACGGAAAGATATTGCATTGTCTGTTCAAACATTATTGGAGGCTGTAAAGGTTCTACAGGTCCTTCTTCTATTAACCCAGAAACAGGAAAACCCTACGGTATTTCTTTTCCTGTACTTACTATCGTGGATATGGTAAATGCCCAGAAAAAGCTTGTCGAGCACCTGGGAATAAAACAGCTTTTTGCAGTTACAGGTGGCTCAATGGGCGGAATGCAGGTGCTTCAATGGACGGTCAGTTATCCTGAAATGGTTAAAAAAGCAATTGCAATCGCAACAACTGCGTCCACAACCCCTCAGCAAATCGCATTTGGAGCAATTGGTAGAAAAGCAATAACAGATGATCCAAAGTGGAATGGAGGTAACTATTACGGAAAGAAAACTCCTGCACAGGGCCTGGCGCTTGCCCGCATGATAGGCCATATTACATACTTAAGCGATGCTTCGATGCAAAAGAAGTTTGGGAGAGCTCAGCAGGAGAAAGCAGGCCCGAATCTACCGAAAACTTCTTCAGAAGCCGCTCCGGAAATCTCTTCAGAAGTCTCTCCAGAAGTCTCTCCAGAAGTCTCTTCAGAAACCTTTTCTGACCATTCCTCGAATTTCCAGGTTGAAAGCTACCTGAATCACCAGGGAGATACTTTTACAAAGCGTTTTGATGCCAACTCATATCTTTATATCACAAAAGCCGTGGATTTCTTTGACCTTTCAAAAAATGGGTCTCTAATAGAAGGTCTTTCAGGAGTTACTGCAAAATACCTTGTGATTTCCATAACCTCGGACTGGCTCTATCCTCCATATCAATCTCAGGAAATCGTATCTGCACTTACTGCAAACGGGGTTGATGCCAAATACGAGGAAATCAGGTCTCAGTATGGGCATGATGCTTTTTTGCTTGAAGAAGGGCAGCTCAATTACCTTATAAGGGGCTTTCTTTCACAGATTCTTGTAAGTGACATCATGTACCGGAACTTCTATTCGGTTTCTAGAAACGAAACGATTGAAAACGCTTCAACCCTTATGGTAAAAAAGAAAGTGAACCATCTGCCTGTAATCTCAGAGGACGAAAAGCTTGAAGGCATAGTCACTTCCTGGGATATTACAAAAGCCGTTGCCTGCAAAATCACCGAGCTGAATGAGATCATTACCCGCGACGTGAAATACGTATTCTCAGGTGATAAAATCGAGACTGCATCCTCAATAATGGAAGATTACTCGATTTCCGCGCTTCCTGTAATCGATTCTGAAAACCGAGTTATAGGTATGGTTACGAGTGAAAGCATAAGCGCGCTTATTGGAAAGTTCAGTTAA
- a CDS encoding helix-turn-helix transcriptional regulator: MKNRLEILRKQKGIKQEELAEALEVSRQTIGSLENGRYNPSIILAFKLARYFNTTIEEIFIYEEEKNDKN, from the coding sequence TTGAAAAATAGGCTGGAAATATTACGAAAACAAAAAGGAATCAAGCAGGAAGAACTCGCTGAAGCGCTGGAAGTTTCCAGGCAAACAATAGGTTCTCTAGAAAATGGAAGATATAACCCGTCTATCATTTTAGCCTTTAAACTTGCCAGATATTTCAACACTACAATTGAAGAAATCTTCATTTATGAGGAGGAAAAAAATGATAAAAATTAA
- a CDS encoding DUF1699 family protein, with product MKIRVVSSREEIPTLNPNEKVIHLAFRPSNKDVFMLAETCPKIEAIQLPKSYRRTVSKSIEMFLEMQKINLLEGDVWGHRKDINEYYNVSQNVLEKIQELKADRFTNEVIAEKLSRESKLNSDMILYILSKKIVD from the coding sequence ATGAAAATAAGAGTAGTTAGTTCACGGGAGGAAATTCCTACCCTGAACCCGAACGAAAAGGTTATCCATCTTGCTTTCAGACCGTCTAACAAGGATGTATTCATGCTTGCGGAAACATGTCCGAAAATTGAAGCTATACAGCTTCCTAAATCTTACAGAAGGACGGTTTCCAAGTCAATTGAAATGTTCCTGGAGATGCAGAAGATAAATCTTCTGGAAGGCGATGTATGGGGACACAGAAAAGACATAAACGAATATTATAATGTCTCTCAGAATGTTCTGGAGAAAATACAGGAATTAAAAGCCGATCGCTTTACCAATGAAGTTATTGCTGAAAAGCTTTCTAGGGAAAGTAAATTGAATTCGGATATGATCCTGTATATCCTGAGCAAAAAAATTGTGGATTAA
- the hisD gene encoding histidinol dehydrogenase, whose amino-acid sequence MVMMLFKKLSDVSEAEMQKLVSRGSGLEDVAKTVSTVLSDVRTRGDSALREYTAKFDKVELANFEVSKEEFQQALSGISPELLDHLKSAAANIRAFHEAQLPKATWFMELKPGIVLGQKATPLESVGAYAPGGRASYPSTVLMTVIPARVAGVEQVIVCTPPRQDGSVHPLTLAAAKVAGADKVFKLGGVQAIGAMAYGTETVPKVDKIVGPGNVFVTAAKMQIRDVAEIDFPAGPSEVLIIADESADAVMVASDILAQSEHDPNSVSILVTGSDTLAEAVKREVLVQAEQAARSSIIKASLENAAILIADSLEQCIGFSNKFAPEHLEIMVSDPDFVLDRIKNAGSIFIGNYSPVPVGDYASGTNHVLPTSGYARVYSGLNINHFIKYSSIQRISKSGLESLKETVIALAEEEGLQAHADAIRTRFGYKPSK is encoded by the coding sequence ATGGTCATGATGTTATTCAAAAAGTTGTCTGATGTTTCGGAAGCTGAAATGCAAAAATTAGTCTCCCGGGGTTCCGGGCTTGAGGATGTAGCGAAAACCGTTTCAACCGTGCTTTCCGATGTGCGTACCAGAGGAGATTCCGCGCTCAGGGAATATACGGCTAAATTCGATAAAGTAGAACTTGCAAACTTTGAGGTAAGTAAGGAGGAATTTCAACAGGCTCTTTCCGGCATAAGTCCCGAACTTCTGGATCACCTTAAGTCTGCAGCTGCAAACATACGGGCTTTCCATGAAGCTCAGCTCCCGAAAGCTACCTGGTTTATGGAACTCAAACCAGGGATCGTGCTGGGTCAAAAAGCAACGCCTCTGGAAAGTGTGGGTGCATATGCTCCTGGAGGGCGGGCATCCTATCCTTCAACCGTACTCATGACTGTAATTCCTGCCAGGGTTGCAGGTGTGGAGCAGGTTATAGTCTGTACACCTCCAAGACAGGACGGCTCCGTACACCCGCTTACGCTTGCCGCTGCAAAGGTTGCGGGAGCGGATAAAGTGTTCAAGCTAGGAGGCGTGCAGGCTATAGGAGCAATGGCTTATGGGACTGAAACGGTTCCTAAGGTGGATAAAATCGTAGGACCTGGAAATGTTTTTGTCACAGCTGCCAAAATGCAGATCAGGGATGTTGCAGAAATTGATTTTCCGGCTGGCCCAAGCGAGGTGCTCATTATTGCAGATGAGTCCGCAGATGCCGTCATGGTCGCCTCGGATATTCTTGCACAGTCCGAACACGATCCAAATTCAGTTTCAATACTCGTCACAGGTTCGGATACGCTGGCAGAAGCTGTAAAAAGAGAGGTTCTGGTTCAGGCGGAACAGGCTGCAAGAAGCAGTATTATAAAGGCTTCTCTTGAAAATGCCGCAATTCTTATTGCAGATTCCCTGGAACAGTGTATTGGCTTTAGCAATAAATTTGCTCCCGAACACCTTGAGATTATGGTATCGGACCCGGATTTCGTACTTGATAGGATTAAAAATGCAGGATCGATTTTTATAGGAAACTATTCTCCTGTCCCTGTTGGGGATTATGCCTCAGGGACAAATCACGTACTTCCTACATCTGGATATGCCAGAGTTTATTCTGGTCTGAATATAAACCATTTTATTAAATACTCAAGTATTCAGAGAATCAGCAAGAGTGGGCTTGAAAGTCTGAAAGAAACTGTAATCGCATTAGCCGAGGAAGAGGGTCTACAGGCACATGCTGATGCTATTAGAACTCGTTTTGGGTATAAACCTTCTAAATAA
- a CDS encoding ATP-dependent DNA helicase: MKIESLDLPDEVKQFYLDSGIMELYPPQAEAVEKGLLKGRNLLAAIPTASGKTLLAELAMLKSILAGGKALYIVPLRALASEKFRRFREFSELGIRVGISTGDYDLRDEGLGVNDIIVATSEKTDSLLRNETVWMQEISVVVADEVHLIDSPDRGPTLEVTLAKLRKMNPSCQILALSATVGNADELAAWLEAELVVSEWRPTELLEGVFFNGTFYCKDREKAVEQPTKDNAVNLALDTLKKGGQCLVFESSRKNCMAFAKKAASTVKKILSAEDRNVLAGIADEILENSETDTSTNLAACIRSGTAFHHAGLTTPLRELVEDGFRAGKIKLISSTPTLAAGLNLPARRVIIRNYRRYSSEDGMQPIPVLEYKQMAGRAGRPRLDPYGEAVLVAKSYKEFVFLFENYIEANAEDIWSKLGTENALRTHVLSTISNGFARTYDELMDFLEATFFAFQYSNFGLSTVVKECLNFLRQEGMLEKDDDLIPTSFGKLVSRLYIDPLSATRIARGLKETKSLSELTLLHLVCSTPDMRLLYMRSHDYQGINDYVMAHVSEFVKVPSPFDTTEYEWFLGEVKTSLLLLDWVHEKSENEICLKFGTGEGDIHSIADIAEWIMHVTSQLAGLLDLKGAKEAAELEKRIHYGAAPELMDLLNIRGIGRVRARKLYEAGFKSSAELAGVDPEKVAALLGPKIADRIFKQIRSKGAFSGIIESKPPEKSPYSGQKTISDY; this comes from the coding sequence ATGAAGATAGAAAGTCTTGATCTGCCCGATGAAGTAAAGCAGTTTTATCTCGATTCCGGAATTATGGAACTTTATCCCCCTCAGGCCGAAGCCGTGGAAAAAGGGCTGCTTAAAGGAAGAAACCTGCTTGCTGCAATCCCTACAGCTTCAGGGAAGACTCTCCTTGCCGAGCTTGCAATGTTGAAATCCATCCTTGCAGGAGGAAAAGCACTCTATATCGTGCCTCTTAGAGCTCTTGCTTCCGAGAAATTCAGGCGTTTTCGGGAGTTTTCAGAACTTGGAATAAGGGTAGGGATCTCTACAGGGGACTATGACCTGCGGGACGAGGGACTCGGAGTAAACGACATTATTGTTGCAACCTCCGAGAAAACCGATTCTCTGCTCAGAAACGAGACCGTCTGGATGCAGGAAATTTCGGTTGTTGTGGCAGACGAGGTGCATCTGATAGACTCGCCGGACAGGGGCCCAACGCTTGAGGTTACCCTTGCAAAGCTTCGGAAAATGAACCCTTCCTGCCAGATCCTTGCATTATCTGCAACTGTCGGGAATGCCGACGAACTCGCAGCCTGGCTGGAAGCCGAGCTTGTAGTAAGTGAATGGAGGCCTACTGAGCTTCTTGAAGGAGTATTCTTTAATGGGACCTTCTATTGCAAAGATAGGGAAAAAGCTGTTGAGCAGCCCACAAAAGACAATGCTGTAAACCTTGCGCTGGATACCCTCAAAAAAGGCGGACAATGCCTGGTTTTCGAAAGCAGCAGAAAAAACTGCATGGCTTTTGCAAAAAAAGCAGCTTCAACTGTTAAAAAGATACTCTCAGCCGAAGACAGAAATGTACTTGCAGGAATTGCAGACGAGATCCTTGAAAACAGTGAAACCGATACTTCAACGAACCTTGCAGCTTGTATTCGTTCAGGCACGGCTTTTCACCATGCAGGTCTTACCACGCCTTTAAGAGAACTTGTGGAGGACGGTTTCAGGGCTGGAAAGATAAAGTTGATTTCGAGCACGCCTACCCTTGCAGCCGGGCTTAACCTGCCTGCACGGCGTGTAATTATCCGAAATTATCGACGCTATTCCTCTGAAGACGGAATGCAGCCTATTCCTGTGCTCGAGTACAAACAGATGGCAGGCAGGGCAGGCAGGCCAAGGCTTGACCCATACGGAGAAGCTGTACTTGTTGCAAAATCATATAAGGAGTTTGTTTTCCTTTTTGAAAACTATATCGAAGCCAACGCCGAAGATATCTGGTCCAAGCTCGGAACCGAAAATGCTCTCAGGACCCATGTGCTCTCTACGATCTCTAACGGTTTTGCGCGGACATATGATGAACTCATGGATTTTCTTGAAGCAACATTTTTCGCTTTTCAGTACTCGAACTTCGGGCTTTCTACGGTTGTAAAAGAATGCCTTAACTTTTTGCGTCAGGAAGGGATGCTTGAGAAAGACGATGACCTTATTCCTACAAGCTTCGGAAAGCTTGTTTCAAGACTCTATATCGACCCCCTGTCAGCCACCAGGATTGCAAGGGGCCTGAAAGAGACAAAGAGCCTGAGTGAGCTTACTCTGCTGCATCTGGTGTGCAGCACACCTGACATGCGCCTGCTTTACATGCGGAGCCATGATTATCAGGGTATCAATGATTATGTAATGGCTCATGTGAGCGAGTTTGTAAAGGTGCCCAGTCCCTTCGATACTACGGAATATGAATGGTTCCTTGGGGAAGTCAAGACTTCCCTCCTTCTGCTTGACTGGGTCCATGAAAAATCTGAAAACGAAATTTGCTTAAAGTTTGGCACCGGGGAAGGTGACATTCATTCAATTGCGGATATTGCAGAATGGATAATGCACGTCACCTCTCAACTTGCCGGGCTCCTTGACCTCAAAGGTGCAAAAGAAGCCGCAGAACTTGAAAAGAGGATACATTACGGAGCAGCCCCTGAACTTATGGATCTGCTCAATATCAGAGGTATAGGGCGCGTGAGAGCAAGGAAACTCTATGAGGCAGGCTTCAAATCCTCAGCAGAGCTTGCAGGAGTTGATCCTGAGAAAGTTGCTGCTCTTCTTGGGCCAAAAATTGCAGACCGGATTTTCAAGCAGATCAGGAGCAAAGGAGCATTTTCTGGAATTATTGAGTCTAAGCCTCCTGAGAAAAGTCCGTATTCAGGGCAAAAAACAATTAGTGATTATTGA
- a CDS encoding ribosome biogenesis/translation initiation ATPase RLI: protein MRIAILNKDKCQPRQCSKECEKYCPRVRTGDETIVFEEDGKPVISEELCVGCGICVHKCPFKAIMIIGLPETLTEPTHRYGVNGFALFGLPVPRVGKVTGILGPNGIGKSTSVQILSGTLVPNFGQEKGDWDTVLEHYAGTALYDYFKDVVDGKVRVSQKPQYVDLIPKAFKGKTSELLENTDERGVLDELIDYLDLKNIVDRKISELSGGELQRVAIAACAAKDAQFYFFDEISPYLDIYQRINVARLIQDISKDRTVLVVEHDLALLDMLADVIHIAYGEPAGFGVVTLPKSVRVGINQYLKGYLPEENIRIRPEAIKFEVHPPREDYQLRSMVTFNGFSKKFGDGFSLKATGGSLREGEVLGIVGPNGIGKSTFVKVLAGEIKPEEGDPGIDVKISYKPQYIKADIPVRVQDFLRGISKHFGTSYYEVEISNPLQLDKIYDNMLTDLSGGELQRVAIAACLSQEADLYILDEPSAHLDVEQRSMVTKVLNRFAENNNKTALVVDHDIYMIDMLSQRLVVFEGKPSVYGEAHGPFSMEDGMNRFLKNLGITFRRDEETRRPRVNNLGSRLDREQKESGNYYYSAGD from the coding sequence ATGAGAATAGCTATACTTAATAAAGATAAGTGTCAGCCCAGACAGTGTAGTAAGGAGTGCGAGAAATACTGTCCTAGAGTTCGAACAGGGGATGAGACGATTGTTTTTGAAGAAGACGGAAAGCCCGTAATTTCCGAAGAATTATGTGTAGGTTGCGGAATTTGCGTCCACAAATGCCCTTTTAAAGCCATTATGATCATAGGGCTTCCTGAAACTCTGACGGAGCCTACTCATAGGTACGGAGTAAATGGTTTTGCTCTCTTCGGATTGCCTGTACCCAGGGTAGGAAAAGTAACAGGGATTCTCGGCCCTAACGGGATAGGAAAAAGTACGTCCGTCCAGATCCTTTCAGGAACTTTGGTCCCTAATTTCGGACAGGAAAAAGGCGATTGGGATACTGTTCTTGAACACTATGCCGGAACTGCACTTTACGATTACTTTAAAGATGTCGTGGATGGTAAAGTTCGGGTTTCCCAAAAACCCCAGTACGTGGACCTCATTCCTAAAGCTTTCAAAGGAAAAACCTCCGAACTGCTTGAAAATACCGATGAAAGAGGAGTCCTTGATGAGCTTATCGACTATCTCGATTTAAAAAACATAGTTGACAGGAAAATCTCGGAATTGAGTGGTGGAGAGCTGCAGCGTGTAGCAATAGCAGCATGTGCGGCAAAGGATGCTCAGTTCTACTTCTTTGATGAAATTAGCCCCTACCTTGATATCTACCAGAGGATTAACGTCGCCCGCCTGATCCAGGATATCTCAAAGGACAGGACTGTGCTCGTAGTAGAGCATGACCTTGCACTTCTGGACATGCTCGCAGACGTCATTCACATTGCCTACGGAGAGCCTGCAGGTTTCGGTGTGGTTACTCTTCCGAAGAGTGTACGTGTGGGAATTAACCAGTACCTCAAAGGCTATCTCCCTGAAGAAAATATAAGGATCCGGCCTGAGGCCATCAAGTTTGAAGTCCATCCTCCAAGAGAAGACTACCAGTTAAGGTCTATGGTTACCTTTAATGGTTTTTCAAAGAAATTTGGAGACGGCTTTTCCCTGAAAGCCACAGGCGGCAGTCTTCGAGAAGGCGAGGTGCTAGGGATAGTGGGCCCTAACGGGATAGGAAAGTCAACCTTCGTAAAAGTACTTGCAGGAGAAATCAAACCTGAAGAGGGTGATCCAGGCATAGATGTCAAGATTTCTTACAAGCCTCAGTATATTAAAGCCGACATCCCTGTGCGCGTACAGGACTTCCTGCGCGGGATCTCAAAGCATTTTGGAACCAGCTACTACGAGGTAGAGATTTCAAACCCACTCCAGCTTGATAAGATATATGACAACATGCTTACAGACCTTAGTGGTGGAGAACTGCAAAGAGTTGCGATTGCAGCCTGCCTTTCTCAGGAAGCCGACCTCTATATCCTGGACGAACCAAGTGCCCATCTGGACGTGGAACAGCGTTCCATGGTCACAAAAGTCCTCAACCGCTTTGCCGAAAACAACAATAAGACAGCCCTTGTCGTAGACCACGATATCTACATGATAGATATGCTAAGCCAGAGACTCGTTGTTTTTGAAGGCAAGCCTTCAGTATACGGTGAAGCGCATGGCCCGTTCAGCATGGAAGACGGTATGAACAGATTCCTGAAAAACCTGGGTATAACTTTCCGTAGGGATGAGGAAACAAGGCGTCCACGTGTGAATAATCTGGGCTCAAGGCTTGATCGGGAGCAAAAAGAGAGCGGAAATTACTATTACTCAGCAGGTGATTAA
- a CDS encoding transposase yields MSKNSMLYKGVLFEDSFDNYLSRESTSICQFLYFLCIDDIAKHVERTFYTNKSWHFKYSVSSMIKLFVVKCFRQLSYDKTISSLTEEEAILLSFYDENGQIKLPSGGTLHHFMKYRLGEKGVNEIMMLIGEKILKLSQEKEAKIDSTPLEASRYDKHADYNPHYECKMDKAHITMVGTYPIFMTHTKGLSGDSPELIDHIEALKNMNANLEFYSADGGYDSFLNHSDIWYNLNAKPIISYASNAVINQEGEEERIDHWVNKKWKLGGDIHAPMENKLRFLYEIGRKEQVGMYLRNQNIRDETFDDQYKKRAECEKIHGHIKGTVKFDIRRVRNQSRKLYSLLSFIAYQLLVLTEMQNKVEDKNSFGRYF; encoded by the coding sequence ATGTCAAAAAACAGTATGTTATACAAAGGAGTCCTCTTCGAGGACTCCTTCGATAATTATTTGAGCAGAGAAAGTACTTCAATTTGCCAATTCCTGTACTTTCTTTGCATTGACGATATTGCAAAGCACGTCGAACGTACTTTTTACACCAACAAAAGTTGGCACTTTAAGTACAGTGTTTCTTCTATGATAAAACTGTTTGTTGTGAAGTGTTTCAGGCAACTCTCATATGATAAAACCATTTCTTCCTTAACAGAAGAAGAAGCTATCCTGCTTTCTTTTTATGATGAAAATGGCCAGATTAAACTTCCTTCAGGTGGAACCCTTCATCATTTTATGAAGTATAGACTTGGAGAAAAAGGAGTCAATGAGATAATGATGCTTATAGGTGAGAAAATTCTCAAACTTTCTCAGGAAAAGGAAGCAAAAATTGATTCCACTCCACTTGAAGCTTCAAGATACGACAAACATGCTGATTATAATCCTCATTATGAATGCAAAATGGATAAGGCACATATTACAATGGTTGGAACTTACCCAATTTTCATGACTCATACAAAAGGACTTTCTGGTGACTCTCCAGAACTTATCGATCATATTGAGGCTCTAAAGAACATGAACGCTAATCTGGAATTTTATTCTGCTGACGGAGGTTATGATTCATTCCTCAATCATTCTGATATTTGGTATAATCTGAACGCAAAACCGATTATTTCCTACGCTTCAAATGCAGTAATCAATCAAGAAGGTGAAGAGGAACGAATCGATCACTGGGTGAATAAAAAGTGGAAACTCGGTGGAGATATTCATGCACCAATGGAAAACAAACTCAGATTTCTATATGAAATTGGAAGGAAAGAACAGGTAGGAATGTACCTAAGAAACCAAAATATCAGAGATGAGACTTTTGATGATCAGTATAAAAAGAGAGCTGAATGTGAAAAGATACATGGACATATTAAAGGTACAGTAAAGTTCGATATCAGAAGAGTGAGAAATCAGAGTAGAAAACTCTACTCTCTATTGAGTTTCATAGCATATCAACTACTGGTGTTGACAGAAATGCAAAATAAAGTTGAGGATAAGAATTCGTTTGGGAGATACTTTTAA
- a CDS encoding alpha/beta fold hydrolase, whose translation MCIDIAGSGDQVVVLLSGWGSLSPVLDLRPLAANLDDKYTVITVEHFGYGLSDDTNSDRSVENITYELHRALKEIGYNNYTLMAHSTSGLYGLYYANMYPNEVKFFVGIDTSVANEDDLEAFMQESLSYGNTLRTLNNLGIIRLLSVIDPSSIIPEVSGYQRSE comes from the coding sequence ATGTGTATAGATATAGCGGGTAGCGGGGATCAGGTAGTTGTGCTCTTAAGCGGTTGGGGTTCCCTGTCTCCTGTCCTTGATCTGCGACCACTTGCTGCAAACTTAGATGATAAGTACACGGTGATAACAGTAGAACACTTTGGATATGGGCTTAGCGATGACACCAACAGTGATCGAAGTGTGGAGAACATTACATACGAATTGCACAGAGCCCTTAAGGAAATTGGCTATAATAATTACACTCTGATGGCACACTCCACATCAGGATTGTACGGATTATACTATGCGAATATGTATCCTAATGAGGTAAAATTCTTTGTCGGAATAGACACCAGTGTAGCGAATGAAGACGACCTGGAAGCATTCATGCAGGAAAGTCTAAGTTATGGAAATACGCTTCGTACATTGAATAATCTTGGAATAATCAGACTTCTCTCTGTAATTGATCCTTCAAGTATAATACCTGAGGTATCTGGGTATCAGCGTTCAGAGTAA